ACACAATCGATTTGATCGCATCGCCACCGTTAATGCCCCGTTCAGTCAACAGTAGGGAAAATAGGGAGGCAACGGATGCAGAAACAATACCCCGAGGGGCAATCCAAGCCACAAAAAGTTTCTGTCGCCAGTTAAAAGCGCTAGTCCAAGTACAAATAGCGATACTAATGGGACGAATGACTAGCATTAACACCGCCACAGTGAGCACACTGCCCCAGCCCAAAGCCCCAAAGCTACTCAGGGATAATTCCGCCGCCAGCAGAATAAATAGCACCGAGACACAAAGCAGGGTTAATTTACCTTTGAATCGTCGCAAAAGTCGGTTATCAGGCAGGGCAGAGGAGTTGAGGTAAATGCCCATGGCTACGGTGGCCATTAAGCCCGATTCACTCAGGGATGCTTGGGCCGCACCAAATACTCCCCACACCCCCGCTAGCACCACCAGATTACTGACATCTTCCGAGAGAAAGCTGGCCCGTTTGAGGAAATTACTCAATAGCCAACCGCCCCCCACCCCGATCGCCAGGCCAACCCCAAGGCGCAATATTAGGCCCATGGCAATTTCGATAATGTCGGTTTCAACGCTGACATTGGTATTAAAAATGGTTTCCAATACCACCACTGCCAGGATTGCTCCCACCGGATCGATCAGTACCCCTTCCCCCTCCAGTAGGGTAGCCACAGACTTCTGCACCTGGACCTGTTTAATTAGGGGGCCCACCACCGTTGGCCCGGTTACCACCACCAAGGAGCCGTATAAAAAAGCTAAATACCATGGGAACTCCGCCAACCAATGGGCCGCTAATCCCCCTCCCACTAGGGTAATTAGGGTGCCGATGGTGACCAAATTACGCAGACTACCGGAAACCTGGCCCAATTCCCGCAGGCCTAAATTTAAGCCCCCCTCAAACAAAATAATCGCCACGGAAAGGGAAACAATTACTTCCAAACCATCCCCAAAATTGGCGGGTTGAATCCAATGCAAGCCGCTGTTGCCGAGGATGACACCAAAAATAAGCAAAAAGACAATGCTTGGTAGTTTGAGAAATCCCGCCAATACTTGGGCCCCAATGCCAAACAGGACAGTGAGGATAATCTGGAGGGTAAGGGAAAATGATCCTTCCATAAGGCTCAAAGGAATTGGTTCTGCCTGTGGGTTAACGGTAAATCATTGCCAGGGTTGTGGCCCTTTAAGTTAAAAGGCCAAATAACTCCCCTCCAAAGTAAGGTAGTCTGCCACCAACTGGGGAGCTTGCTCCGGGAGAACTGTTTACCAACCTAAAATTTATCGCCAATTCACTCAAGTCTTTGGACTTTACACAATTTGTCGGTTAAACAATTAAAAAATTAAAGGCGGCACCCAGATTCGAACTGGGGGTAAAGATTTTGCAGACCTCTGCCTTACCACTTGGCTATGCCGCCATGTCCGGCCAATTATTATAACAGAGTTGGCAATCTAGACCAAACGGCGATCGGTCAGCAACTCATAGCCCGTGGCCGTTACCAACACCGTATGCTCAAACTGGGCCGAAAGGGCATTGTCCACCGTCACCACCGTCCATCGATCGCCAAGGGTACGGGTGAAACGGGAACCAGCATTGACAATTGGCTCGATCGCCAAGGTCATGCCCGGTTTAAGTTTAACGTTGGGCAAATCCCGGCAGCGGACGTTAAACACATGGGGGTCTTCGTGGAGGGCCTGGCCCACCCCATGGCCGGTGAACTCTTCCACAATGGTGTAACCGGTGGGCTTAACGTAATCCTCGATTGCCCCGGCAATGTCCATCAGGTAATTACCAGGCTTCACCTGTTCAATCCCCGCATACAAGGCCCCTTCCGCTACTTCCATCAACCGCTGGGCTTGGGGGGAAACCTTACCCACCGCAATGGTGATGCAGGAATCCCCGTGGTAGCCCTGGAAATAGGCTCCGGTATCTACTTTGAGCAAATCGCCGGAACGAATTTTCTTACGGCGACGGGGAATGCCATGGACCACTTCATTATTCACGCAAGCACAAATGGAAGCGGGAAAGCCGTGGTAACCCTTAAAACTGGGAGTGGCCCCCAGGGAGCGAATTCGTTCCTCTGCTAACTGGTCTAAATCCCCGGTGGTCATGCCCGGTTGCACCGTGGCGGCAATCTCCTTCAATACCTGGGCGGCGATCGCCCCGGCTTGGCGCATAATGGCAATTTCGGCGGGGGTTTTAATCTGTACTCCCCGGCGGGAACGTTTTTTTGCCTTTGGTGTCGGGGAGGGTACGGGGGAAGGGGGCGCAAATAACTGGCTGAGTAAATTCATAGGATGGGTGCCCAAAAATCTAGGCCATGCTGGCCTTGACTTCCTCCAAAGTTTCCATGGGAATATCCTGGGCATCCCCAGCAAAATCGTTATCTGGGGTTAAAAACAACATACAGTGACATTCCTTGCGCTCCCGCATAGGCACACAGGGGCAATTCCAAAAGGTATTTTTTACTTCCGCTTCCTTGTCTTCGTAGTGGCGACAGGGGCACAGGGGAGAACCCAATTCCTCTTTATGGCGAGCTAAACCCTCGATAACAACGGCGGTGACGGAAAGATCACTACAAAAATAGGTATCCGTACGTTTAGCATACTGCTCCGCAAAATTTTTCATTGCGGCCAGTGTTTTGTTGTTCTGGGTGTCACTGCTGGTCATAGATTCTCAAGGGAATTTAGATGGTCGGCACAAACGCCAATTTTGCCGTCGGTGTATTTATCTTGACACACTATTGGAGCAGAGCCAAAAACCGACGAATCACCCCAATTGTTACCCCAGGTAATTCCAAATGGGGCGTTAACCCCACGTCTTTAATTTCCACAAAAGCTTTAATGGCATTGGGGTTCAGCGCCGCTAAACGACGACCGATCGCCGGAGGGGTAAATTGGGCATATTCTCCCCAGAGGATAGCCGTAGTAACGGTTAAATCCGGCATAAATTGGGCCAAATCAAAGCAGAGATCCCCCCTAACAAAGGACAGGGCTGCATATTCCGCCCTGGGTTGGGTGGCGGACTCCAGATAGGCATCGATAATTTCGGGATAAATGCGCCGGGCTTGGGCAAATTGTCGTTGTTCCAAAAAATTCATAATGCCCGCTGTGTTGGCAATGCCGGTGGTGTAGATAAAACGATCCAGCACTGGCACACTGACCAATTGGGCAAAAAAGTTACTGCGGTAATCTTCACCAAAGTCCGATAGCCCTGTGGGGGTACTCAGAATTAAACCTGTAAATAGGTTGGGATGCTCTATGGCAGTGCGAACGGCGATCGCCGCCACCAAGGAAGAGGCAATCACCATCACAGGTTGGTCACAGGTTTGTTGCAAAAATTCCTGAATAACCTGGATATAGTCCTGGGGAGTGTAATTTTTCACCGGATGATCGGAGCGACCCCAACCCAACAAGTCCGGCGCTAACACCCGGTAGTCAGCAGCAAAAGCCGGATAAACCTTCGACCATTCGTAGGCAGAAGAACCACCCCCAAAGCCATGGAGAAATACCAACGTTTGGCGATCGCCGAGGGAATCTACCGCCTCTACCCAGGGGGCCTCCGTTGCTTCGTAGTAAACAATGGTTCCCAGGGAAGTAACTAGGGAATTGCGGGTAAAGCCAAGGGGTTCAATCATGCTGTCTCCTAATGGTTGTGGCATTGACCAAAGCGACTGGTCTTCTTCAGTATGGTTTAGTTTTTTTGCCCGTGGCGGGATTTGGGGCCAGAAATTGGACCGCTTTTCTTTTGTTCCCGTTGCAATAACTTTTGCCCCCACCGGGGATAAAAACTCAGATAAATGAGCAAATTGCCCCAAAATAACGCCCCCAGCAGCAAATAAGTTTTGAGCCAAAAATTACCCTGAAAATCCTCCATAATGCCCACACTAGCCATACTAAACGCTAGGGTTAACACCACTAACAGTAACCGTTTGGAAATCCTCAATTGCTTTCTTCGAGATGGTTGCTTGCCCACAAATTTTGCCCTTGATAGAATTTGGCACCGTTGAATTGGAACTGGGAGGTTGCCCCTAGAATGGTTAAAAGTCGCAGGGAAAGCCATGGCCGTTGGTGTTTGTAACCATGCCCCACCGGGGACTAGGGCGGTCAGCTTATCCCATGGCGGGTTTTTGCTAACCTGGTTGTAAATCAATTGCTCTTTTAATTTATGGTTCGTCGTCGTTCGGTGCCTTGGATTCATCGCTATTCCCGTTTCATTATGGGGGCGATCGCCGTCCTGGGGATCTTGATCACCTCCTACCTGGCCTATATTTCCTTCACCGGGGGAGAAGCCCTTTGTCCCGTGGACCAGGCCACCGGTAGCTCCAGTTGTGACCTGGTGTTACAGAGTGCCTACGCCAAAGTTTTTGACATTCCCCTCAGTGTTTTTGGGCTGGCAGCTTATCTGGCCATGGGCATTGCCGCTTTGGTGCCCTTTTTGGTCAGTGAGGAGAGCAACAAAAAACAGCGTAACTCCCTGGAAGATCTCACCGGAAAATTTCTCCTGGTGGGGGGTACGTCCATGGCGGTGTTC
The genomic region above belongs to Synechocystis sp. PCC 6803 substr. PCC-P and contains:
- a CDS encoding sodium:proton antiporter, which produces MEGSFSLTLQIILTVLFGIGAQVLAGFLKLPSIVFLLIFGVILGNSGLHWIQPANFGDGLEVIVSLSVAIILFEGGLNLGLRELGQVSGSLRNLVTIGTLITLVGGGLAAHWLAEFPWYLAFLYGSLVVVTGPTVVGPLIKQVQVQKSVATLLEGEGVLIDPVGAILAVVVLETIFNTNVSVETDIIEIAMGLILRLGVGLAIGVGGGWLLSNFLKRASFLSEDVSNLVVLAGVWGVFGAAQASLSESGLMATVAMGIYLNSSALPDNRLLRRFKGKLTLLCVSVLFILLAAELSLSSFGALGWGSVLTVAVLMLVIRPISIAICTWTSAFNWRQKLFVAWIAPRGIVSASVASLFSLLLTERGINGGDAIKSIVFLTIMMTVFIQGLTAKPLAKLLRITDTHTTGAVIIGCTPLGRLVARLFTAQGESVVLIDSDPEACATAIAEGLTAIQTSALDSHALEKAGIEEMGAFMALTNNGEVNLVLAQNTINEFNPPRVCVIAPDNLPEDNPLLKNKGVRIFMEQKTFKTWNQYLKDGQIKLGKTLFKETGLALQQAHTQALIRSGELLPLMLKRQGSLQLAKTTENAQIGDEVFYLLHDPRPQLLKQLSGSRSPDVLIPEPLAEVEEVPIY
- a CDS encoding ferredoxin:thioredoxin reductase, which produces MTSSDTQNNKTLAAMKNFAEQYAKRTDTYFCSDLSVTAVVIEGLARHKEELGSPLCPCRHYEDKEAEVKNTFWNCPCVPMRERKECHCMLFLTPDNDFAGDAQDIPMETLEEVKASMA
- the map gene encoding type I methionyl aminopeptidase gives rise to the protein MNLLSQLFAPPSPVPSPTPKAKKRSRRGVQIKTPAEIAIMRQAGAIAAQVLKEIAATVQPGMTTGDLDQLAEERIRSLGATPSFKGYHGFPASICACVNNEVVHGIPRRRKKIRSGDLLKVDTGAYFQGYHGDSCITIAVGKVSPQAQRLMEVAEGALYAGIEQVKPGNYLMDIAGAIEDYVKPTGYTIVEEFTGHGVGQALHEDPHVFNVRCRDLPNVKLKPGMTLAIEPIVNAGSRFTRTLGDRWTVVTVDNALSAQFEHTVLVTATGYELLTDRRLV
- a CDS encoding SID1 transmembrane family member, whose protein sequence is MGKQPSRRKQLRISKRLLLVVLTLAFSMASVGIMEDFQGNFWLKTYLLLGALFWGNLLIYLSFYPRWGQKLLQREQKKSGPISGPKSRHGQKN
- a CDS encoding alpha/beta fold hydrolase yields the protein MGAKVIATGTKEKRSNFWPQIPPRAKKLNHTEEDQSLWSMPQPLGDSMIEPLGFTRNSLVTSLGTIVYYEATEAPWVEAVDSLGDRQTLVFLHGFGGGSSAYEWSKVYPAFAADYRVLAPDLLGWGRSDHPVKNYTPQDYIQVIQEFLQQTCDQPVMVIASSLVAAIAVRTAIEHPNLFTGLILSTPTGLSDFGEDYRSNFFAQLVSVPVLDRFIYTTGIANTAGIMNFLEQRQFAQARRIYPEIIDAYLESATQPRAEYAALSFVRGDLCFDLAQFMPDLTVTTAILWGEYAQFTPPAIGRRLAALNPNAIKAFVEIKDVGLTPHLELPGVTIGVIRRFLALLQ